The Aquidulcibacter paucihalophilus genome has a window encoding:
- a CDS encoding short-chain fatty acyl-CoA regulator family protein produces MDAAADRKLFLGGRLKRLRRDLALTQTAMAGDLGVSPSYLNHIERNQRPVSAQLLLRLADTYDVDLRTLGQSAGPASEAELAEAFADPVFQGLAVPRHEIVQLAEDQPAAADALLRLYRAFSDRRAREGAKAGGGDDSPSDWVREYIQSRRNHFPELDTLGEGLAEALLAETPGEPFETRVRARLQTRHGLSVRTLPAEVMVEWTRRYDPHRKRLLLSETLGPASRAFAVAFQLALSEHDVALTALADAASAPDEPTRRLLKVSLTNTLAAAILMPYGPFQRTAEETGYDLGRLQARFGVSYEQAAHRLTTLSRPTARGVPFFLMRVDQAGNISKRFASGAFPFSRFGGACPRWRLHSAFRTPGRVITQIIETPDGGRWFTLARTVDRQGAGSSFGAFTEGQDLAIGLGCELKHAHRLTYARGLDLTAPEVTPIGPACRLCHRHPCAERAAAPIDRPLVVDDWAKSVSPYPFAGG; encoded by the coding sequence ATGGACGCCGCCGCCGATCGCAAGCTGTTCCTCGGAGGCCGCCTCAAGCGGCTCCGGCGTGATCTGGCCCTGACCCAGACCGCCATGGCGGGCGATCTCGGCGTCTCGCCCTCCTACCTCAATCACATCGAGCGCAACCAGCGGCCCGTCTCGGCCCAGTTGCTGCTGCGGCTGGCCGACACCTATGACGTCGACCTGCGCACTCTCGGCCAGTCCGCCGGTCCCGCCTCCGAGGCCGAACTGGCCGAGGCCTTCGCCGATCCGGTCTTCCAGGGCCTGGCGGTGCCGCGGCACGAGATCGTCCAGCTGGCCGAAGACCAGCCCGCCGCAGCCGACGCCCTGCTGCGGCTGTACCGCGCCTTCTCCGACCGCCGCGCCCGCGAGGGTGCCAAGGCGGGCGGAGGCGACGACAGCCCCTCCGACTGGGTGCGCGAATACATCCAGTCGCGCCGCAACCATTTCCCCGAACTCGACACGCTCGGCGAAGGCCTCGCCGAGGCCCTCCTCGCCGAGACCCCGGGTGAGCCGTTCGAGACCCGGGTTCGCGCCCGCCTCCAGACCCGCCACGGCCTCAGCGTCCGCACCCTGCCGGCCGAGGTCATGGTCGAATGGACCCGTCGCTATGACCCGCACCGCAAACGGCTGCTGCTGTCCGAGACCCTCGGCCCCGCCTCCCGCGCCTTCGCCGTCGCCTTCCAGCTGGCCCTGTCAGAGCATGACGTCGCGCTGACCGCCCTCGCAGACGCCGCCTCCGCCCCCGACGAGCCCACGCGCCGCCTGCTCAAGGTGTCCCTGACCAACACCCTCGCCGCCGCCATCCTGATGCCCTACGGCCCCTTCCAGCGCACGGCGGAGGAGACCGGCTACGACCTCGGCCGACTGCAGGCCCGCTTCGGCGTCAGCTACGAACAGGCCGCCCACCGCCTGACCACCCTGTCGCGCCCGACGGCGCGCGGCGTGCCCTTCTTCCTCATGCGAGTCGATCAGGCCGGCAACATCTCCAAGCGGTTCGCCTCGGGAGCCTTCCCCTTCTCCCGCTTCGGCGGGGCCTGCCCCCGCTGGCGGCTGCACTCCGCCTTCCGCACGCCCGGTCGTGTCATCACCCAGATCATCGAGACCCCGGACGGCGGCCGCTGGTTCACCCTCGCCCGCACCGTCGACCGCCAGGGCGCCGGATCGTCTTTTGGCGCCTTCACCGAGGGCCAGGACCTCGCCATCGGCCTCGGCTGCGAGCTGAAGCACGCCCACCGCCTGACTTATGCCCGCGGCCTCGACTTGACCGCGCCCGAGGTCACCCCCATCGGCCCGGCCTGCCGCCTGTGCCACCGCCACCCCTGCGCCGAACGCGCCGCAGCGCCGATCGACCGCCCTCTGGTGGTCGACGACTGGGCCAAGTCGGTCAGTCCGTATCCGTTCGCGGGGGGATGA